One Phoenix dactylifera cultivar Barhee BC4 chromosome 14, palm_55x_up_171113_PBpolish2nd_filt_p, whole genome shotgun sequence DNA window includes the following coding sequences:
- the LOC103716000 gene encoding uncharacterized protein LOC103716000, with product MFLHSLFMQDQKIPQTSKPWYQRVMEIVILLKPAAKSPITKSDATPANSNKPKLRKCTSLKVASSFTRACLCAPISSYNEVFRAAVPPRRSYGLSRSKSFVAPDRVMNTRTSVEGRRVFRGKSLTDDILMRRFVVEEEAMMQLRRRNQMEFVRKRNAMRRKKLGPSPLRRMVMAGEE from the exons ATGTTTCTCCACTCCTTGTTCATGCAAGATCAAAAGATCCCACAAACAAG CAAACCGTGGTACCAAAGGGTGATGGAGATTGTGATTCTATTGAAGCCTGCAGCAAAGTCTCCAATAACAAAATCTGATGCAACTCCAGCAAACTCCAACAAGCCAAAGCTTAGGAAATGCACTTCTCTAAAGGTGGCCTCTTCGTTCACTCGAGCATGTCTCTGTGCTCCCATCTCTTCCTACAATGAGGTGTTTCGAGCCGCCGTCCCACCGCGAAGAAGCTACGGCTTATCGAGATCAAAATCTTTTGTGGCACCTGATAGAGTCATGAACACAAGAACCTCGGTGGAAGGGCGGAGGGTGTTCAGGGGTAAGTCGTTAACCGACGACATCTTGATGAGAAGATTTGTGGTTGAAGAGGAAGCAATGATgcagctgaggaggaggaaccAGATGGAATTTGTGAGGAAGAGGAATGCCATGAGAAGGAAaaaacttgggcccagtcctcTCCGCAGGATGGTAATGGCTGGAGAAGAGTAG